The segment ATGACGATcactaattttgattttgaaaagatattgtatgattattcatatttttccatattATTGTAAAATGTGATAATCAAACTTAGactatatgtatttttatttttatttttatatatttcagctttatttcttttcttaagAAGTAATTCATTCACCATTGACGGGAAAATATGACTCAAGTCTGAATGGTAAAGTGTTACTTTTTTACAAGTTGGGAGTAAAGCACCAAATGAAAGACATGAGAgggtaaaatataaaatatgtaaaaaaaattctttaaagaattcttcaaaaatcaaaacacGTGAAACACCCTAAAGCAAAAGTGAACTGAATTATCCTTCTTTGGAATTGCATAAAAGGGTTTgtatataaaactaaaaatattgcATCTATTGATACTTTTTGTGccactttgaatttttttttttttgtgtgtgggATGAGACACATGGgtggctttttttattttattgatataagGGTGTTATCTGAAAGTTGCAGTTTTATCAAGATAATCGACCATGTAACCTTTACTATTAAGATCGTATTGAATGGTTATCATTGTTGTACAAGTAAGTTTCACACTGAGAACTTAAAGAtgcaaaaaagcaaaaaagtaaaaaaggctTTACAAAGTGAAGACCAAAACTCCATTACAATCCTAACCAACCTTCATATTATGTCATGTACATATTTGTTTGTTCTTCAAAGACAAAACAATCGACATCACTCTACTTTTAGAGGCATAGTTATCTTCAGTGAGAGATTGCAAAACAAGAACGAGTCTTGAACTATCCAAATAATGAAGAAATGATCGAAAAGTTCATTAATGATAGATTTGCGTGAAAACCACCTAAAATGACTCATGTTTTCAGATGATGGAGTCTccataacaattaaaaaaaaaaaaaccaataatacTCAACAatcttaaagaaaaacaaagataagAAGAATTAGAGATGTGAAATAGCAGCAAATCATATCATTTGCTTTAATACCATATCAAGTTAAAAACAAGGAAATGGAAGAAGAGTTATTACCAATAATACTCAACAatcttaaagaaaaacaaagataagAAGAATTAGAGATGTGAAATAGCAGCAAATCATATCATTTGTTTTAATACCATATCAAGTTAAAAACaaggaaatggaagaagaaaataactctttcttattgaataaaaaagacaaaGTCAAAAGTTATATAAAGAGCTCAATAACAACTTTAAGGAAGTTACAACAAACAAACATGTACACGACTTAATACTTCATATTCGATATGATAGGtttaagttgttaatttaaaatttgttatttaatattcactttaaatattaaaattatttgctaaaattaaatacttatttgaataattttttatttatttttaaaattctatataaaatataaaatataatgacttttatataaaacttatgaatttatctttaaaaaaaattattatatttttaaaataagtttcaaagagtttttatatttaatgtaaaagtttatattattttttctttttaaaaacagaaaataaaaaatatatcaaaatgataccaaacttaaaattttccaaaaattattagGGTGATTTGATTAAAATGGCTATTGGaaacctaaatttgaaaatctaaccctttatcattttttggccccattttgacaaaaatgtccgtattattttcttgtaaaaataactttttttaaaaatatacatatatatatatatatatatatatatatatatttatatatatatatatatatataatatttaaaatagtgaatggtatttatatcaaaaatgaGTTTCAGTTTAGAgaacaaatttctatttttaggaacaaaaaactatttttaaaatcaattctcatacaaattctaataaatttttttgtatattttatcaCAACTCAACAAAAATTTTGCATCATTATCTCAACAATTGTACAAAATGCACAAGTCTCTCCAATGTTTCAAGATAATCATAAACTCATATTTGGAGCTCAAGTCCAcctaataatataaatatttaaaacttccTTTAGTTTGATAATGAAATAAACCTTAATTGGTGAAAGAAAATAtactacatattttttaattggtcTGGTAAGTCAAATTTCTTAAggtaataaaatcataatttaatcagtaattttattaactttaaatattttcaaccaTTGTTTAAGATTTttctcaaaaggaaaaaagttatgattttatacaataatttatttgaaactttttcaaaaaagaaaaagaaaaaaaaaatcgttgaATGCCATAAAAAGTGAATActatgattttatttgaaaattgtttttgataacGGATCTAAAACCAgcttttgagaataattttttacaattattttataatattttgtaaaacaaaagtttattaaagaatttaaaatattttggaagTGTGTtggatagtgattttaagaagtgtttttaatatttataattcttaaaaaataaaaaattttcatgtgttaaaaaatataaaaaatcaaacatatattttttatatttttaaaaataacttttatatatacattctctgtgtttatataattacttttaaaataattatatgaaaaacaaactaaaataactaaattttttttctcaaaaaacaacttactttctgttttctttttttttttttttgttaaaaaattgtttttattttctgcttatcaaacctttttattttttctagaataaaaaactatttttaaaaaaacagttatcaaactCTAAGATCTTTGTCTCAAACTCAACAAAAATCTTCCACCatacatacaaaaaaaatcatcataaatCCCCTGTATGTCCTGCCAATAATAAACTTACAACAACcaacatgaacaactcttttACTCGGATGGTCCACCAAAATTACCATTAAACTGCAGAAAAGTTAAATTAAGTGGCAACGACCATTTCAAAATCTGTTGTGTTTCCTGGAAACCCTGgtcttttattttgaattttttattttcaaagtggGAGACCTATGAAGTGTGAAACACTCTTTATTCATCTTTCAAAGGCTGTTTGGTAAGTAGATCAACGTGAtgagtttatttaattaacttaatttaaatagtcaaatatattaaatatgctttattaaagaaaaaaatatttgctaaaaaattaaaaatatagcttGAATGTGAGGTATGATAAAAGGAGAATATATGCAAATCCCAACAAATCATTTAATTCCAACCAGCCTTCAAGTTCACTTTTCTTTTGGAAAGGAGGAGAAGACTCCGATGACCATAAAGATATAGGAAGACCAACATATTAGTAGAAAGTGTACCCATGAAATAGGAAGGAATGAGACACGCAAAGACCTTAATCTTAACCTAAAAAGCCGTTTGAATGGGTATGAACAAGACAGTTTCAAAGTACAAAGACTTGTGAATTACTTTCAGAAAGGGTGGGGACTAAGGAACCAAAGGTGTATAAATAGAGTTGTGAAGCAGTACATGCAATACAACAACCAAAACCATGGCATCCTCAACCTTACAGAAAATGCTCTCCCTTGTTTCCCTGCTCCTCTTGGTTATGTTGATTTCTTCAGACCATGTTTCTTCTTATTCTAATGAAGAAACACAAGCTCTTCTCAAATGGAAAGCTAGCCTTCAAAACCACGACCATTCTTCCCTCCTTTCGTGGACTCTTTATCCTAACAACTCCACCAATTCTTCTACCCACCTTGGAACGGCAACCAGTCCATGCAAATGGTATGGGATATCCTGCAACCATGCGGGAAGTGTCATCAAAATAAACCTCACAGAGTCGGGTTTAAATGGTACGCTCCAAGACTTCTCATTCTCATCTTTTCCCAATCTTGCATATGTTGATATCAGCATGAACAACCTCTCTGGTCCTATCCCACCCCAAATCGGTCTCCTCTCCGAGCTCAAATACCTTGATCTGTCCATCAACCAGTTCTCAGGAGGGATTCCGTCAGAAATTGGCCTATTAACTAATCTTGAGGTCCTGCACCTGGTTCAAAATCAGCTCAATGGTTCAATTCCTCATGAAATAGGTCAGTTGACATCTCTTTATGAGCTTGCTTTGTACACCAACCAACTGGAGGGTTCTATTCCTGCTTCTTTGGGTAATTTGAGCAACTTGGCCTCTTTGTATCTCTATGAAAATCAACTTTCGGGTTCCATTCCTCCAGAAATGGGAAATCTCACCAACCTTGTTGAGCTATACTCGGATACCAACAATCTCACAGGTCCCATCCCTTCCacttttggaaatttgaaacaTTTAACCGTGTTGTACTTGTTCAACAATAGCCTCTCTGGGCCTATCCCACCAGAAATAGGAAATTTGAAATCCCTGCAAGGTCTAAGCCTCTACGGAAACAATTTTTCAGGCCCAATCCCTGTGTCATTATGTGATCTGAGTGGCCTAACCCTCCTGCATCTCTATGCCAATCAACTTTCCGGTCCCATTCCTCAAGAAATAGGTAACTTGAAGTCTCTTGTTGATCTAGAACTTTCTGGAAACCAACTCAATGGTTCCATTCCTACTTCACTGGGTAATCTGACCAACTTAGAAACTTTATTCCTCCGTGATAACCATCTTTCTGGTTACTTTCCTAAAGAAATTGGGAAACTTCATAAGTTGGTTGTGCTAGAAATCGACACAAACCAGCTGTTTGGCTCTTTACCGGAAGGCATTTGCCAAGCTGGATCTCTGGTGCGCTTTACAGTGAGCGATAACCATCTCAGTGGTCCCATCCCCAAAAGCTTGAAAAATTGCAAAAACTTAACCAGAGCTCTGTTCCAGGGAAACCAACTCACTGGAAATATATCTGAGGTAGTTGGTGACTGTCCAAACCTGGAATACATCGATTTGAGCTACAATAGCTTTCATGGCGAACTCTCTCATAACTGGGGAAGGTACCCACGACTACAACGGCTGGAGATGGCTGGGAACAATATTACAGGGAGCATACCAGAAGATTTTGGAATCTCAACTGATCTAACCTTGCTTGATCTTTCTTCAAATCATTTGGTTGGGGAAATTCCAAAGAAGTTGGGAAGTGTATCGTCTCTGTGGAAGCTGATTTTGAATGATAACCGACTTTCCGGGAATATACCACCTGAACTTGGATCGCTTGCTGACCTTGGGTATCTAGACCTGTCAGGAAATAGATTGAATGGTTCAATACCAGAGCACTTGGGTGACTGCTTGCACTTGCATTACTTGAACCTGAGCAATAACAAACTCAGCCACGGAATTCCGGTTCAGATGGGTAAGCTGAGTCACCTCTCCAAGCTGGATCTGAGTCACAACTTGCTTACAGGTGGCATCCCGCCACAGATCCAAGGTTTGGAGAGTTTGGAGATGCTTGATCTCTCCCATAACAACCTTTCTGGTTTCATTCCAAGGGCTTTTGAGTACATGCCTGCCTTGTCGTATGTTGACATATCCTACAATCAGTTGCAGGGTCCCATTCCTCACAGCAATGCATTTCGAAATGCTACCATTGAGGTGCTAAAGGGGAACAAAGATTTGTGCGGCAATGTTaaagggttgcaaccttgcaaatATGGTTCTGGAGTAGACCAACAACCTGTCAAAAAGAGCCACAAAGTTGTGTTTATTATCATATTCCCTCTTTTGGGAGCACTTGTACTTCTTTTTGCTTTCATTGGGATTTTCTTGATTGctgaaagaagagagagaactCCAGAAATCGAAGAAGGTGAGGTACAGAATGATCTCTTTTCAATATCAACTTTTGATGGAAGAACAATGTATGAAGAGATTATAAAGGCCACCAAGGATTTTGATCCCATGTATTGCATAGGAAAGGGAGGCCATGGAAGTGTTTACAAAGCAGAGCTGCCATCAAGTAATATAGTAGCTGTGAAGAAGCTTCACCCATCCGACACAGAGATGGCAGATCAGAAGGATTTCTTAAATGAAATAAGGGCACTAACAGAAATCAAGCATCGAAACATAGTGAAACTTCTTGGTTTCTGTTCACATCCACGACACAAGTTTTTGGTCTACGAGTACCTTGAAAGAGGTAGCCTGGCTACAATCTTGAGCAGAGAAGAAGCTAAGAAATTGGGTTGGGCTACAAGGGTCAATATCATTAAAGGAGTAGCTCATGCTTTGGCTTACATGCACCATGATTGCTCACCCCCAATTGTTCATCGGGATATATCAAGCAACAATATTTTGCTGGATTCTCAGTATGAAGCTCATATTTCTGACTTCGGCACTGCCAAGCTTCTTAAGGTAGACTCATCAAATCAGAGTAAACTTGCAGGCACATTCGGATACGTTGCACCAGGTACACTTCACTCCTTAGTTAACAAAGAAATCTAACATGCTCACGATGTAATATTTATCTTCTAATTTTGCAGAGCATGCTTATACAATGAAGGTCACAGAAAAAACCGATGTCTATAGCTTTGGAGTGATAGCACTGGAAGTTATCAAAGGAAGACATCCTGGAGATCAGATCTTGTCTCTATCAGTTTCCCCAGAGAAGGATAACATAGCGTTGGAAGACATGTTGGACCCCCGACTCCCACCTCTCACACCCCAGGATGAGGAGGAAGTGATAGCTATCATAAAGCTTGCAACTGCATGCTTAAATGCCAACCCGCAATCCAGGCCAACCATGCAGATTGTTTCTCAGATGTTATCACAGAGAAAGTAGTAAGGTCAGATATAGTTTGTGGGGAACTCTACCTAGTCTACCATAACACATGGTTTCGAACCTCCTGCATCTTCAGCACTATGTAATGCCTTTTGAGTTTGTTTAGTCTTTCTTTCTACATCAAGTACCCGGTGTGATTTGTACTCATAGAAATTGTGGCTTCGTGCCCAAAGAAATAAAGTGTGGTTTTGTGTGAATAGAAGTAGATAAATCTCTGCTACTCATGCAGAAAATTCATCCATTCATCTACCAAGACTGCTACTCATGTATTTtctaattaacaaattaaatatttacatgTCAAAACATATGAGCAGCActggaataaataaataaataaagaagaaaagggaagatgaaTATACCATATAAGTGCAGTCCCAACTAAGCAATCCCCAATTTCTTTGCAGTCCCTCAACACCTTAACAAAAAGGggaggaaaaaacaaacaaaaaatctcTCAAAGGAAGAAAACAGGGAGAGCCAGAGAGAGCAGCTCCCGAGATAACCCTAAAGGAAAATGGATGGAGGTGGAGATGCAGGCGGTAGTAATGAAGAACACGGTGGCCGGTTTTGCGGAGACTGATGTTGGCGCCGGTAGGGTGATGGGTTCAGCGGTGGAGACGGGGATCATGGTGGCCGAAGGAGATTGGTAGTGGGGTACGGCGAAGAGGTGAGAtgtgtagggacccatccctgatgacacgtggcacacgcCCCCTGACGATACGTGGCACGTGATCCTATCCGGAGTATCCACATCCGGATTTCCTCgagagtacacgtggcgcgctctCCTATCCGGACCCTCTGAAATAAGAGCACACGGGACTCGCAAAAGatcctatccggaccaccgccattactcatccggcgacctttcatattctatcCGGATATGTCCATCCGGATCACCGATCAAACCAAGCATGACTCATTACGTCATTCTGACACCCTGTCACAATTCATATTCCAATacctgcagagtgaaaagacagaagtgatagcaagtcacttcccacgatctctaacAGCCGTTTgtaggatgaggatgtccctgccactacctagtggcatcatggtaaaccaaaaagccttccatcatttatggaggagagagaatttCCAAATACTATATATACAAACCTTCGCGcaaagaagaaggtaagcttttcaatacctagtaaaaggccaactgtgccaaccgcttttatctctctttccatggctgacaaaaccatcggagggtgtgtccggacaccccgtccggacgccttttgcaggagcAGTTGAATCAGGAATCTTAGTTGAGATCGTACgtccatccatttggcaactacgtgaATCATCGggaatacgaggcctcaacaaGATGGAGGATGAAGATGGCAGCCATGTTGGCTACCAGAGGCAGTGGCTGAGACCATGGTGGTCTCGGCGTTAGTGAATGGGGTGGGTGTGGAAGGCGTCGGCGACGGAGCGGCGCCTTGAATGGCAACGCCACGGGCGGAGATGCCGTGAGCGACGGCGCGTGGCATCTGGGTGGAAAGGAGCGGTGCTGTGGAGTTTTCGGTGATGGCGGTAGTGACTGCGCTGCTGAGGCGGCGTCGCGGTTGCCGGTTGACTGACGACGGGGTCGTCGGCGGTAACTGTGGACTGGAATGGGCCGAATCATGAATTTACTTTTCTtatccattttctttcttttttctttaattttttttatattacttaaaagttaaaaaaataataattaaaaaattaaatgaaattgttttaattaaaattaaaattaaattgactgaaaaataagtataaaatacACAgtaaaatactaatatatatcaTTACTACAGTATTTTAATCTATacaaattgttttaattatataatatactattttttatttataagttttaaataatttaattatgaatactatcaataaataaattaaaatttactattaaattataaattgtaaaacaatttcaaataataataaacatatgatatttcattttataataaatattaagatgtaaaatacattaaaaaaattaaatataattaaaatcatttaaaaatttaagcatttttaaattatttattctttatataaaaaataaatcattcaaataaaatttaaaacatataaaaataatttattaacttaaattttgttttccttttttctattttttaaacttagtttttttttctttttcaattcctttaaaattttctaaaaaccaagCCCAGagtaaatattcattattaagttttaataaatcaatttagtgATAAAACACGAAagactaaattttttttttgtaattactTAATTGAAATAAATCTTCAACTTCAGTTTTCTTTTGCAAAGAGTATAAGAAGAAGAtgtcataaagaaaaaaaaaaaagattcaaacaaaattagatcatgcttgaaaactattttttttaaaaatagcttttatAACAGTTCTTTgataaatagtaaaataaaaatgtatttaaaaatcttaaatatttttaacctatttttaatgtttttaaatatttttaaaagtaaatctTTTAtccaattctttatttttaattattttctattttttatatttttaaaaacaaataaaaataattgataataattataaaaaatccctaaaaaatattattttctgtgtttaagaataaaaaataaaaaaataattttttttattaccaaaCCTGCTTTGTTGTCcaaaataattgtcaaagaGAGCGTTAGTCTCCAACCAACCTTCACCGTTATTCATGTCGAAAGAGATAGGAGAAGACTTCGACGACTACAAAGATATCGGAAGACCACCATACTAGTAGAAAGCGAACCcctggaaaaaagaaagaaaaatggagccATGCATTAAAAGACCTTAATCTTGACATTAAAACGCTGAATTTTAATTGGTGTGAAGTGTGAACAAGGAAGTTTCCGAGTGGGATGACAAAGGAACCAAATGTGTATAAATAAAGTTGTGAAGAAGCATATGCAATTCATCAACTAAAACCATGGCACCCTCAACCTTACAGAAAATGCTCTCCCTGGTTTCCCTGCTCCTCTTGGTTATGTTGATTTCTTCAGACAatgtttcttcttattattCAAATGAAGAAACACAAGCTCTCCTCAAATGGAAATCTAGCCTTCACAACCATAACCATTCTTCCCTCCTTTCGTGGACTCTTTATCCTAACAACTTCACCAATTCTTCTACCCACCTTGGAACAGAAGCCAGTCCATGCAAATGGTACGGAATATCCTGCAACCATGCAGGGAGCGTCATCAGAATAAACCTCACAGAATCGGGTTTAGGAGGTACGCTCCAAGCCTTCTCATTTTCATCTTTTCCGAATCTTGCATACGTTGATGTCTGCATCAACAACCTCTCTGGTCCTATCCCACCCCAAATCGGTCTCCTCTCCAAGCTCAAATACCTTGATCTGTCCACCAACCAGTTCTCAGGAGGGATTCCACCGGAAATTGGCCTATTAACTAACCTTGAGGTCCTGCACCTGGTTCAAAATCAGCTCAATGGTTCAATTCCTCATGAAATAGGTCAGTTGTCGTCTCTTCATGAGCTTGCTTTGTACACCAACCAACTGGAGGGTTCTATTCCTGCTTCTTTGGGTAATTTGAGCAACTTGGCCTCTTTGTATCTCTATCAAAATCAACTTTCGGGTTCCATTCCACCAGAAATGGGAAATCTCACCAACCTTGTTGAGATATACTCGGATAGCAACCATCTCACAGGTCCCATCCCTTCCacttttggaaatttgaaacgTTTAACCGTGTTGTACTTGTTCAACAATAGCCTCTCTGGGCCTATCCCACCAGAAATAGGAAATTTGAAATCCCTGCAAGGTCTAAGCCTCTACGGAAACAATCTTTCAGGCCCAATCCCTGTGTCATTATGTGATCTGAGCGGCCTAACCCTCCTGCATCTCTATGCCAATCAACTTTCCGGCCCCATTCCTCAAGAAATAGGTAACTTGAAGTCTCTTGTTGATCTAGAACTTTCAGAAAACCAACTCAATGGTTCCATTCCTATTTCACTGGGTAATCTGACCAACTTAGAAACTTTATTCCTCCGTGATAACCATCTTTCTGGTTACTTTCCTAAAGAAATTGGGAAACTTCATAAGTTGGTTGTGCTAGAAATCGACACAAACCGGCTGTTTGGCTCTTTACCGGAAGGCATTTGCCAAGGTGGATCTCTGGTGCGCTTTACAGTGAGCGACAACCATCTCAGTGGTCCCATCCCCAAAAGCTTGAAAAATTGCAGAAACTTAACCAGAGCTCTGTTCCAGGGAAACCGACTCACTGGAAATATATCTGAGGTAGTTGGTGACTGTCCAAACCTGGAATTCATCGATTTGAGCTACAACAGGTTTCATGGTGAACTCTCTCATAACTGGGGAAGATGCCCACGACTACAAACGCTGGAGATTGCCGGGAACAATATTACAGGGAGCATACCAGAAGATTTTGGAATCTCAACTAATCTAACCTTGCTTGATCTTTCTTCAAATCATTTGGTTGGGgaaattccaaagaaaatgggaagtttAACTTCTCTGTTGGGGCTCAGATTGAATGACAACCAACTTTCCGGGAGTATTCCTCCTGAACTTGGATCGCTGTCCCACCTTGAGTATCTAGACCTTTCAGCCAATAGATTGAATGGGTC is part of the Vitis riparia cultivar Riparia Gloire de Montpellier isolate 1030 chromosome 17, EGFV_Vit.rip_1.0, whole genome shotgun sequence genome and harbors:
- the LOC117905044 gene encoding MDIS1-interacting receptor like kinase 2-like isoform X1, with the translated sequence MLSLVSLLLLVMLISSDNVSSYYSNEETQALLKWKSSLHNHNHSSLLSWTLYPNNFTNSSTHLGTEASPCKWYGISCNHAGSVIRINLTESGLGGTLQAFSFSSFPNLAYVDVCINNLSGPIPPQIGLLSKLKYLDLSTNQFSGGIPPEIGLLTNLEVLHLVQNQLNGSIPHEIGQLSSLHELALYTNQLEGSIPASLGNLSNLASLYLYQNQLSGSIPPEMGNLTNLVEIYSDSNHLTGPIPSTFGNLKRLTVLYLFNNSLSGPIPPEIGNLKSLQGLSLYGNNLSGPIPVSLCDLSGLTLLHLYANQLSGPIPQEIGNLKSLVDLELSENQLNGSIPISLGNLTNLETLFLRDNHLSGYFPKEIGKLHKLVVLEIDTNRLFGSLPEGICQGGSLVRFTVSDNHLSGPIPKSLKNCRNLTRALFQGNRLTGNISEVVGDCPNLEFIDLSYNRFHGELSHNWGRCPRLQTLEIAGNNITGSIPEDFGISTNLTLLDLSSNHLVGEIPKKMGSLTSLLGLRLNDNQLSGSIPPELGSLSHLEYLDLSANRLNGSIPEHLGDCLELYYLNLSNNKLSHGIPVQMGKLSHLSQLDLSHNLLTGGIPRQIQGLESLEMLNLSHNNLSGFIPGAFEYMTGLSYVDISYNQLQGPIPHSNAFRNATIEVLKGNKDLCGNVKGLQPCKYGSGVDQQSVKRSHKVVFIIIFPLLGALVLLFAFIGIFLIAERRERTPEIEGEVQNDLFSISTFDGRAMYEEIIKATKDFDPMYCIGKGGHGSVYKAELPSSNIVAVKKLHPSDTEMANQKDFLNEIRALTEIKHRNIVKLLGFCSHPRHKFLVYEYLERGSLATILSREEAKKLGWATRVNIIKGVAHALAYMHHDCSPPIVHRDISSNNILLDSQYEAHISDFGTAKLLKLDSSNQSLLAGTFGYLAPELAYTMKVTEKTDVFSFGVIALEVIKGRHPGDQILSLSVSPEKDNIALENMLDPRLPPLTPQDEGEVIAIIKQATECLKAKPQSRPTMQTVSQMLSQRKE
- the LOC117905044 gene encoding MDIS1-interacting receptor like kinase 2-like isoform X2, which codes for MLSLVSLLLLVMLISSDNVSSYYSNEETQALLKWKSSLHNHNHSSLLSWTLYPNNFTNSSTHLGTEASPCKWYGISCNHAGSVIRINLTESGLGGTLQAFSFSSFPNLAYVDVCINNLSGPIPPQIGLLSKLKYLDLSTNQFSGGIPPEIGLLTNLEVLHLVQNQLNGSIPHEIGQLSSLHELALYTNQLEGSIPASLGNLSNLASLYLYQNQLSGSIPPEMGNLTNLVEIYSDSNHLTGPIPSTFGNLKRLTVLYLFNNSLSGPIPPEIGNLKSLQGLSLYGNNLSGPIPVSLCDLSGLTLLHLYANQLSGPIPQEIGNLKSLVDLELSENQLNGSIPISLGNLTNLETLFLRDNHLSGYFPKEIGKLHKLVVLEIDTNRLFGSLPEGICQGGSLVRFTVSDNHLSGPIPKSLKNCRNLTRALFQGNRLTGNISEVVGDCPNLEFIDLSYNRFHGELSHNWGRCPRLQTLEIAGNNITGSIPEDFGISTNLTLLDLSSNHLVGEIPKKMGSLTSLLGLRLNDNQLSGSIPPELGSLSHLEYLDLSANRLNGSIPEHLGDCLELYYLNLSNNKLSHGIPVQMGKLSHLSQLDLSHNLLTGGIPRQIQGLESLEMLNLSHNNLSGFIPGAFEYMTGLSYVDISYNQLQGPIPHSNAFRNATIEVLKGNKDLCGNVKGLQPCKTHSILDEEPAKKGHKVLFIIIFPLLGALLLLFAFVGIFLIAERRERTPEIEAGDVQNNLLSISTFDGRTMYEEIIKATKDFDPMYCIGKGGHGSVYKAELPSGNIVAVKKLHPSDMDMANQKDFLNKVRALTEIKHRNIVRLLGFCSYPRHSFLVYEYLERGSLATILSREEAKKLGWATRVQIIKGVAHALSYMHHDCSPPIVRRDISSNNILLDSQYEPHISDLGTAKLLKVDSSNQSKLAGTVGYVAPEHAYTMKVTEKTDVYSFGVIALEVIKGRHPGDQILSISVSPEKNIVLKDMLDPRLPPLTPPDEGEVVAIIKLATACLNANPQSRPTMEIISQMLSQRI
- the LOC117903958 gene encoding MDIS1-interacting receptor like kinase 2-like, producing the protein MASSTLQKMLSLVSLLLLVMLISSDHVSSYSNEETQALLKWKASLQNHDHSSLLSWTLYPNNSTNSSTHLGTATSPCKWYGISCNHAGSVIKINLTESGLNGTLQDFSFSSFPNLAYVDISMNNLSGPIPPQIGLLSELKYLDLSINQFSGGIPSEIGLLTNLEVLHLVQNQLNGSIPHEIGQLTSLYELALYTNQLEGSIPASLGNLSNLASLYLYENQLSGSIPPEMGNLTNLVELYSDTNNLTGPIPSTFGNLKHLTVLYLFNNSLSGPIPPEIGNLKSLQGLSLYGNNFSGPIPVSLCDLSGLTLLHLYANQLSGPIPQEIGNLKSLVDLELSGNQLNGSIPTSLGNLTNLETLFLRDNHLSGYFPKEIGKLHKLVVLEIDTNQLFGSLPEGICQAGSLVRFTVSDNHLSGPIPKSLKNCKNLTRALFQGNQLTGNISEVVGDCPNLEYIDLSYNSFHGELSHNWGRYPRLQRLEMAGNNITGSIPEDFGISTDLTLLDLSSNHLVGEIPKKLGSVSSLWKLILNDNRLSGNIPPELGSLADLGYLDLSGNRLNGSIPEHLGDCLHLHYLNLSNNKLSHGIPVQMGKLSHLSKLDLSHNLLTGGIPPQIQGLESLEMLDLSHNNLSGFIPRAFEYMPALSYVDISYNQLQGPIPHSNAFRNATIEVLKGNKDLCGNVKGLQPCKYGSGVDQQPVKKSHKVVFIIIFPLLGALVLLFAFIGIFLIAERRERTPEIEEGEVQNDLFSISTFDGRTMYEEIIKATKDFDPMYCIGKGGHGSVYKAELPSSNIVAVKKLHPSDTEMADQKDFLNEIRALTEIKHRNIVKLLGFCSHPRHKFLVYEYLERGSLATILSREEAKKLGWATRVNIIKGVAHALAYMHHDCSPPIVHRDISSNNILLDSQYEAHISDFGTAKLLKVDSSNQSKLAGTFGYVAPEHAYTMKVTEKTDVYSFGVIALEVIKGRHPGDQILSLSVSPEKDNIALEDMLDPRLPPLTPQDEEEVIAIIKLATACLNANPQSRPTMQIVSQMLSQRK